A single Bosea sp. PAMC 26642 DNA region contains:
- a CDS encoding DUF2478 domain-containing protein, protein MSTLAAILYDPGFRIDDFMAALASRLKDGGVRLGGVVQHNAGACDSGCLTMALEDLATGARFPISEDRGAGATGCRLDATGLAAAAGALAVTLDGGADLVIINKFGRQEMLGQGLRQEIAAALLADMPLLIAVRRDLMPAWRDFAGDEWVELAPDMAQVEAWALTRLRLAA, encoded by the coding sequence ATGTCCACGCTCGCAGCCATCCTCTACGACCCCGGTTTCCGGATCGACGACTTCATGGCCGCTCTCGCCTCCCGCCTGAAGGATGGCGGCGTCAGGCTCGGCGGCGTCGTGCAGCACAATGCCGGCGCCTGCGATTCCGGCTGCCTGACCATGGCGCTGGAGGACCTCGCCACCGGCGCGCGCTTCCCGATCAGTGAGGATCGCGGCGCAGGCGCGACCGGCTGCCGCCTCGACGCCACGGGCCTCGCGGCGGCTGCGGGCGCGCTCGCGGTAACGCTGGACGGCGGGGCCGACCTCGTGATTATCAACAAGTTCGGCCGGCAGGAGATGCTCGGCCAAGGGCTCCGGCAGGAGATCGCCGCCGCGCTGCTGGCGGACATGCCGCTGCTGATCGCGGTGCGCCGCGACTTGATGCCCGCATGGCGGGATTTTGCCGGCGACGAATGGGTGGAACTCGCCCCCGACATGGCGCAGGTCGAGGCCTGGGCGCTGACCCGCCTGCGTCTGGCGGCCTGA